Genomic DNA from Nocardioides aquaticus:
GACCGCCCAGGACCGGGTGGTCGCCGGCCGGTTCTCCTGCGGCCTGACCGCCGCCCTGGCCGCTGAGGTCGCCGCCGCTGGCGGTGGACCGGCGTGGTTCGAGCAGCAGGTCGCGCTGACGATCCCCGACGCCGGCGCGGACGTCGCGGACTGGTGGCCCCAGCTCCACGGCGACCCGGTGACCCTGTGGGGTCGGCAGATCGCCGAGACCGAGAGCGGCCACGAGGTGGCCAGCCTGGCAGTCAGCCGGGAGATGGTGCGCCGCATCTCGTCCCCGACGCAGGTCCACGAGGCGATGGCGGAGTTCTGGCAGAACCACCTCCACGTGCCGGCCACCGGCGACAACTACTTCATGTGGCGCGCCGACTACGGCGAGATGATCCGTCGGCACGCCCTCGGCCGCTTCGACCAGATGCTGGCCGAGGCGGTGCTGCACCCGGCGATGCTGATCTACCTCAGCGCGGGCGTGTCCACCAAGACCCGGCCGAACGAGAACCTCGGCCGGGAGCTGCTGGAGCTGCACACCGTCGGCGTCGGCAACCACGGCGAGGACGACGTGAAGAGCTGTGCCCGGGTCCTCACCGGGTACCGGATCGACATGGGCAAGACGTGGCAGCCCTCCTACCGGCCGACCGACCACTGGACCGGCGCGGTCCAGGTCCTCGACTTCCGTCACGCCAACACCTCGCCGGCCGGTGAGCCGGTCGCGCAGGCGCTGCTCGCCCACCTGGCCCGGCACCCGCTCACCGCCCGCCGGATCGCGACGAAGCTGGTCCGCTGGTTCGTGGCCGACGAACCGTCCGAGGCGCTGGTGGCGCACCTGGCGTCGGTCTACCTGGCCCACGACACCGAGATCGTGCCGGTCCTGCGGGCGCTGGTCGGCTCCGCGGAGCTCGCGGCGTCCGCGGGGAAGAAGCTGCGCGACCCCGGTCAGGACGTGGTGGCGATGCACCGGGTGCTCGGCACGACCTTCCGCCCGCCGACCGCCCCGCGCCCCGCCGCGCAGGTGATCCGCCAGCAGGCGTCGACCATCGGCATGGCGCCGCACCAGTGGCCGACACCGGACGGTCCGCCGCTCACCGCCGGCCCCTGGGCCACCCCGGGGCGTGCCCTGGCCTCCTTCCGCGTTCACTGGGCGGCGGCCAACCAGTACTCCCCGAGCGACGACGTCACCTACCGCTCGGTCGCCGAGTGGCTGCCGAGGCTGCCGATGACGGTGCGGGCCGTCGTCGACCACCTCTCGCGCGAGCTGCTCGTCGCCGAGACCCCCGAGGGCCTGCTCGACGTCGTGTGCTGGCTGACCGGGAGCGGGCCCGAGGAGGTGGTCACGGCCAACCACCGCCTGGTCAGCCGCTACTGGGGTCAGGTGCTCGGGACGTTCCTGGACCACCCGAGCCGGTTCTGGCGCTGACCGGTGCCGTCCGTCTCCTAGGCTGACCCCCGATGCGTGGCAGGACGACCAACCTCGGGGGGCGACGGTGAGCTCCACCCCGGCACCTCCCACCCGTACGTCGGGGTCGCGGGGCCGTCAACGCTCGAGCCTGCTCGGCGCGCTGGGGTGGTTCGCCGCGAGCTACGGCTTCGCGGTCGTCGGCTCCCTGGGAGTCAACGCCATCGCCAGCCGGTGGTTGGGGGTCGACGGCTTCGGCTACTTCATCATCGCCACCACCGTCTCGGTCGGGATCGGCCAGCTCGCCCTGCTCGGGGTGCACCGGGCGGGCCTGCGGGACGCCGCCACGATGGAGGCCGGCGCGGACCCCGACACCGTGCTCCGCGACCTGCGCTCCGCCGCGCGCGGGGCGATCATGGTGTCGCTACCGGCGTTCAGCCTGGTCGCGGCCTCGATCCTCTACGTCGTGCTGACCGGGGTGTCGGGCAGCGACCGGGTCCTGCTGGCAGTCGTGTTCGGCGTCCTGGTCTTTCTGGCGGGACTGCAGAAGCTGTGGGCCAGCTATCTGCGCGGCATGGGCGTGGTCCGGCTCGCTGGCCTGCTGGAGGGCCGCTCCGGGGGTGCCCTGGTCGTCCTCGCCCAGGCCGTCGCGCTCGCCCTCGCCTGGTGGCTGCTCGAGCCGACCGGCCTGACCGGGGCACTGGTGGCGGTCAGCATCGGCTACCTCGTGCCCGTCCTGGCCCTCGGTGCCGTCGTGCAACGGCGGTGGCGGCACGTGGACCGGGGCGCCGGAGCGGTGGTCGCGCTGGGTCGCGCCGTTCGCCGGTCCTGGCGCTTCGCGGTCAACCAGTTCGCCTCCTACCTCGGCGGGATCGTCGAGATCTGGATGGCCGGACTGTTGCTGAGCGCGCTCGACACCTCCTTGTTCTCCTCCGCGCAGCGGCTGGCCCTGTTGATCGTCGTGCCGTTGATCGCGCTACAGATCGTGTTCGCGCCCATCTGCGCCCGGTTGCTGCACCAGGGCGAGACCCAGCAGCTCGAGCGCGTGCTGCGCACGGGTGCGACCCTCGCCGCGCTCTGCACGCTGGTGTTCTGGCTGCCGACCCTGGTGGCGCCGGGCCCGGTGCTGTCGGTGGTCTTCGGCGAGCCCTTCGCGGCGGCCGCGACCGTCCTGGTCGTGCTGTCCCTCGGCAATGCCGTCAACGTGCTGACCGGGTTGAGCGGTGCGGCGCTGACCATGTCGCACCGCGAGGGCGCGGCCGCGACGGTCCAGGTGGCCACGCTGGTGCTGCGGATCGTGGTCGGCACCGCTGCGGCTCTGGTCTGGGGACTGATGGGCCTTGCCGTCAGCTCGGCCGCCCTGTCCACCCTGAGCTTCGCCGTCATGTGGTGGCAGGCGCGCCGACTCGTCGGCGTCAGCACCCACATCACCCTGCGCCCGGACCTCCGGCTGCTGCGGTCCACCAAGGGCTGAGGCCGGGCACCCCCAACATTGGGTAAAGCCGCACCTCACAGCGACGAGGGGCGGTCACATGCCTAAGGTCCTGGGGGCGCCGCCGGACCGGTGGGGCAAGACGGTCATGCAAGGAGAGCTTCGATGGGGACGAGCACGACACGGCAGCGTCTGGCGGTCGCCATCGGCGCCGGGTGCCTGGCGCTGACGACGATGACGTCGGTGGCACCGGCACAGGCCGCAGAGCAGCAGCCCGAGGTCGTGGGCGTGCGCGCGTCGGCCGTCATGCCGCGCCTGGTGGCCACGCAGGACGAGTCCCAGCCACGGGTCAATGCCCTCGCCGAGCTCGGCGACACCATGGTCGCCGGCGGCAGCTTCCGAGCGGTCGAGCAGGACGGGCGGACCGCCACCCGCACCAACGTGGTGGCCTTCGACCGCTTCACCGGCGAGCTGACGCCGACGTTCGCGCCCACCTTCAACGGACAGGTGTGGGCGCTGGCCGCCGATCCCGACACCGGCTCGGTCTATGTCGGAGGCAAGTTCACCACCGTCAACGGCACCACGCGACCGGCCCTGGCCAAGCTCGACGCCGTCACCGGCGCGCTCGACCCCGCCTTCTCGCCGCGGTTCACCGGCGGCCAGATCAACGACATCAGCCTGGTCGAGGTCGCCGGGGTCAAGCACCTCGTCCTGGCCGGGAAGCCCTCGAAGAAGGTGATCTCCCTGAACCCGGCCACCGGCCGCAACGACCGCTGGATCCAGCTGGACGTCACCGGTCCGCTGCCGGGGTCCAACAACGGGGCGTTCGCCTCGCGCCTGGCGATCGACAACGCGTCGACCCGCATGGTGGTCACCGGGAACTTCACCACCGTCGACGGCCAACCCCGCAGCCGGCTCTTCGTCGCCGACCTGTCTGCCGAAGGTGCCACGCTCAACTCCTGGTACTACCCGGGGTTCCAGAAGTCCTGCACGTCGCGCACCCCGGCCAAGATCGACTACCTCGAGGGCGTCGACTGGTCCCCGGACGGGCAGTCGTTCAACGTCGCAGCGACCGGGAACTACCCGCTCAACCGCTCCGACATCTGGTACCAGCGCCTGGGTGACGCGAACCGAGCGAACACCACCGTCTGCGACGCGGTCGGGCGCTTCGACCTCGACGACGACGAGCGCCCAGCCTGGATCAACTACACCGGCGGCGACACGGTCTGGTCCGTCATCGACACCGGCGCCGCCGTCTACGCGGCCGGGCACTTCAAGTTCTTCGACAACCCCGACGGCAGGGACTCCTCGCAGACCGGCGACCTCGTCTCGGGACAGCCGGCAGTGCGTCGCCAGGGCGTCGGCGCGATCAACCCCGAGACCGGCCTCGCCCTGCGGTGGAACCCGGCGCTCGCCCAGACCCGACTGGGCGGCCGCGACTTCCTCGCCGACCCGACCGGGCTCTGGCTCGGGAACGACGCGACCAGGCTCAAGGGAGAGCCGCGCCGCGGCCTGCAGTACGTGCCCTTCCGCGCGCGATGACCTGCCGTCGAGCGGCTGCGGGACGTCGCGGGGGACCCCCGGCCCTTCCGACCGGACCCACTTCTGAAAGAACGCCGTCCTCGGTCGCCAGGGCGCGGTGGTCTCCGTACGCTGGGTGAGCGTGGCCCTGTCGCCTCGGGGTCCGGGGGGGCACCACCATGACTGTTATTAAGAATGCCTGTCGTCAGGCCACCGTGATCGTCGCCGCGGGGGCGGTGGCGGGAGCCGTCTGCCTCGGCCTCGCGCCACCGTCCGGCGCCGCGGAGCCCCACCCCGAGGTGGTGACGACCAGCTCGTCGCCGGCGATGCCGCGCCTGGTCGCCAACGGCGCGGTGGCCCAGCCTCATGTCGACGCGTTCGCCGCCCTGGGCGGGACCATGTTTGCCGGGGGTGCGTTCGACCGGGTCGAGCAGGGTGGACGGGAGACCGCACGCACCCACCTGATGGCCTTCGACCGAGAGACCGGTGAGCTGTCCGACCGCTTCACCCCCAGTCTGGCCGGCGGCCAGGTCTGGGCGCTCGCGACGGACCCCGCCACCGACTCGGTCTACGTCGGAGGCAAGTTCACCACCGTCGACGGCGCGTCCCGGCCCGTGCTGGCCAAGCTCGATGCGAGCACCGGCGAGCTGGACACCCGGTTCCGACCGCGTTTCAAGGACGGGCAGGTCAACGACCTCGAGCTGGTCGCGACCGGGGGCG
This window encodes:
- a CDS encoding DUF1800 domain-containing protein; this translates as MTESSATEPPTLTRRSSLSLLGTAAAGVVGAGLLPAAGAGAMNPAAPTAARPVARRRRRKGRRPRDRGLQYESYLEPVDPPVTKPPTQPEPETPTEPETPAEPETPTEPETPTEPETPTEPETPTEPETPTEPETPTEPETPTEPETSGPRDALGLTAQDRVVAGRFSCGLTAALAAEVAAAGGGPAWFEQQVALTIPDAGADVADWWPQLHGDPVTLWGRQIAETESGHEVASLAVSREMVRRISSPTQVHEAMAEFWQNHLHVPATGDNYFMWRADYGEMIRRHALGRFDQMLAEAVLHPAMLIYLSAGVSTKTRPNENLGRELLELHTVGVGNHGEDDVKSCARVLTGYRIDMGKTWQPSYRPTDHWTGAVQVLDFRHANTSPAGEPVAQALLAHLARHPLTARRIATKLVRWFVADEPSEALVAHLASVYLAHDTEIVPVLRALVGSAELAASAGKKLRDPGQDVVAMHRVLGTTFRPPTAPRPAAQVIRQQASTIGMAPHQWPTPDGPPLTAGPWATPGRALASFRVHWAAANQYSPSDDVTYRSVAEWLPRLPMTVRAVVDHLSRELLVAETPEGLLDVVCWLTGSGPEEVVTANHRLVSRYWGQVLGTFLDHPSRFWR
- a CDS encoding lipopolysaccharide biosynthesis protein; its protein translation is MSSTPAPPTRTSGSRGRQRSSLLGALGWFAASYGFAVVGSLGVNAIASRWLGVDGFGYFIIATTVSVGIGQLALLGVHRAGLRDAATMEAGADPDTVLRDLRSAARGAIMVSLPAFSLVAASILYVVLTGVSGSDRVLLAVVFGVLVFLAGLQKLWASYLRGMGVVRLAGLLEGRSGGALVVLAQAVALALAWWLLEPTGLTGALVAVSIGYLVPVLALGAVVQRRWRHVDRGAGAVVALGRAVRRSWRFAVNQFASYLGGIVEIWMAGLLLSALDTSLFSSAQRLALLIVVPLIALQIVFAPICARLLHQGETQQLERVLRTGATLAALCTLVFWLPTLVAPGPVLSVVFGEPFAAAATVLVVLSLGNAVNVLTGLSGAALTMSHREGAAATVQVATLVLRIVVGTAAALVWGLMGLAVSSAALSTLSFAVMWWQARRLVGVSTHITLRPDLRLLRSTKG